The proteins below are encoded in one region of Sedimentibacter sp. zth1:
- a CDS encoding 3-keto-5-aminohexanoate cleavage protein encodes MEKLIISAAICGAEVTKEQNPAVPYTIEEIVREAKSAYDAGAAVIHLHVRWDDGTPTQETKRFQEAVDAIRKVCPDVIIQPSTGGAVGMTDLERLASTDIVPTPEFATLDCGTCNFGGDEIFVNTDNTIFNFAKIMKERGIKPELEVFDKGMVDIARKADKKGLLVHPLHFDFVLGVQMTATLRDLVFMVGSLPEGSTWTATGLGRNAWHIAAATISLGGNVRVGFEDNLYLEKGVLAKSNGEMVAKAVQLAKLLGREIATPDEAREILGLKK; translated from the coding sequence ATGGAAAAATTAATTATCAGTGCTGCAATTTGCGGTGCAGAAGTAACTAAAGAACAAAATCCTGCAGTTCCTTATACAATTGAAGAAATTGTAAGAGAAGCAAAATCAGCATACGATGCTGGTGCTGCAGTAATTCATTTACATGTAAGATGGGATGATGGAACACCTACACAGGAAACAAAGAGATTTCAAGAAGCAGTAGATGCTATTAGAAAAGTTTGTCCAGATGTTATTATCCAACCTTCAACAGGTGGAGCAGTTGGCATGACAGACTTGGAAAGATTAGCTTCTACAGATATTGTACCAACACCTGAGTTTGCAACTTTGGACTGTGGAACATGTAATTTTGGTGGAGATGAAATATTTGTTAATACAGATAACACAATATTTAACTTTGCTAAGATTATGAAAGAAAGAGGTATAAAACCTGAACTTGAAGTTTTTGACAAAGGAATGGTTGATATTGCTCGAAAAGCTGATAAAAAAGGTTTATTAGTACATCCTTTACACTTTGATTTTGTACTTGGCGTTCAAATGACAGCAACGTTACGTGATTTAGTATTTATGGTAGGTAGTTTACCAGAAGGCTCAACTTGGACAGCTACTGGCCTTGGTAGAAATGCATGGCATATTGCTGCTGCTACAATATCATTAGGTGGAAATGTAAGAGTTGGGTTTGAAGATAATCTATACTTAGAAAAAGGTGTTTTAGCAAAATCAAACGGAGAAATGGTTGCAAAAGCAGTTCAATTAGCTAAGCTACTTGGAAGAGAAATAGCAACTCCAGATGAAGCAAGAGAAATATTAGGACTTAAAAAATAA
- a CDS encoding LytTR family DNA-binding domain-containing protein produces MLNIVICDDDNEMCLNLKKSLIQNIEFEFKLHIFHDYDLNFHEYILYNNIPSIYIFDIELNNTNVDGYGIAKKVRKAKSYSDEIIFLSSYTSGIINTYKYKIKPIDFIEKSSYCYLDVISAVNEAKLRIDARALENDSGALLINEGKDTYRIKYKNIICIEKIKNCKKVEITVVKANDNLDKNIYTTYKAIEKIYEELDDRFSQISRGVIINKKFVKKVSSNGQVVMANGNIFMTSVKKTKELKDEL; encoded by the coding sequence ATGTTAAACATAGTAATTTGTGATGATGATAATGAAATGTGCTTAAATCTTAAAAAAAGTTTAATTCAAAACATAGAATTTGAATTCAAATTACATATTTTTCACGATTACGATTTGAATTTTCATGAATATATATTATATAATAATATCCCTTCTATCTACATTTTTGACATTGAACTTAATAATACAAATGTAGATGGTTATGGAATAGCAAAAAAAGTTAGAAAAGCAAAATCGTATAGTGACGAAATTATTTTTTTATCTAGCTATACTTCAGGGATAATAAATACATATAAATATAAGATTAAGCCTATTGATTTTATAGAAAAATCAAGTTATTGTTACTTAGATGTTATTAGTGCAGTAAATGAAGCAAAACTTAGAATAGATGCAAGGGCTTTAGAAAATGATAGCGGTGCTTTGCTGATAAATGAAGGTAAAGATACGTATAGGATAAAATACAAAAATATTATATGTATAGAGAAAATAAAAAATTGTAAAAAGGTAGAAATAACAGTAGTTAAAGCAAATGACAATTTAGACAAAAATATATATACTACTTATAAAGCTATTGAAAAAATTTACGAAGAGTTAGATGATAGATTTTCACAAATATCAAGAGGCGTTATAATTAATAAAAAATTTGTGAAAAAAGTAAGCTCAAATGGGCAAGTTGTTATGGCAAATGGAAATATATTTATGACAAGTGTAAAGAAAACAAAGGAGTTAAAAGATGAGTTATAG
- the glpX gene encoding class II fructose-bisphosphatase — translation MDRELALNIVRVTEAAALGCAKYLGRGDKEIADQAAVDGMRGMFQVLDINGTVVIGEGEMDEAPMLYIGEKIGTCAPGTPEIDIAVDPLDGTNLCAKGLPNALAVVAVAPKGCLLHAPDMYMEKIAAGPKGVGVIDITKPLDVNIFNLAKSLGKDVTEITVTMLDRPRHQKYIDIARRVGARVKLFGDGDVATAIATCFDDSGVDLLIGKGGAPEGVIAAAALKCLGGEFQGRLVPENDIETKRCIEMIGDNWNKVLTMEDLAKGDDVIFAATGVSDGELLKGVRYYANKQARTYSVVTRSKSGTIRFIDTIHTFDKKPKYAY, via the coding sequence ATGGATAGAGAATTAGCTCTAAATATTGTTAGAGTTACAGAAGCTGCAGCTTTAGGATGCGCCAAATATTTAGGTAGAGGCGATAAAGAAATTGCAGACCAAGCAGCTGTAGATGGTATGAGAGGAATGTTTCAAGTACTTGATATTAACGGTACTGTTGTAATTGGAGAAGGAGAAATGGATGAAGCACCTATGCTTTACATTGGTGAAAAAATAGGTACTTGTGCTCCTGGTACACCTGAAATAGACATAGCTGTTGACCCTTTAGATGGTACTAATCTTTGTGCAAAAGGATTACCTAATGCTTTAGCAGTTGTTGCTGTAGCTCCAAAAGGATGCCTATTACACGCACCAGATATGTACATGGAAAAGATTGCAGCTGGCCCTAAAGGTGTTGGTGTCATTGATATAACAAAACCACTAGATGTTAATATATTTAATCTTGCCAAATCACTAGGAAAAGATGTAACTGAAATCACTGTTACCATGCTTGATAGACCAAGACACCAAAAATACATAGATATTGCAAGACGCGTAGGTGCTAGAGTTAAACTTTTTGGAGATGGTGATGTTGCAACTGCAATAGCTACATGTTTTGATGATTCTGGAGTTGATTTACTTATTGGAAAAGGTGGTGCTCCAGAGGGAGTAATAGCTGCTGCCGCGCTTAAATGTTTAGGTGGAGAATTCCAAGGAAGATTAGTTCCTGAAAATGATATAGAGACAAAAAGATGTATTGAAATGATTGGTGATAACTGGAACAAAGTTCTTACTATGGAAGATTTAGCAAAAGGTGATGACGTTATTTTTGCTGCTACAGGAGTTTCAGATGGTGAGCTTCTAAAAGGTGTTCGATACTATGCAAACAAGCAAGCAAGAACATATTCTGTGGTAACTCGTTCTAAATCTGGTACAATACGTTTCATAGATACAATTCACACATTTGATAAAAAACCTAAATACGCATATTAA
- a CDS encoding sensor histidine kinase, producing MSYSFSLFLGSIVKSYIYLSLFPSRLLNKKHKFNTSYYFFIFFFSILIYFLNDKNFVLKTFITIFFEYLIIKKIYATNSVISLIISVMTYSIVFICNQLCLLFFIEQLDLDLIYIKYYPERVIEINLSLLCILAILRGIISPRMFFNEIKEFSFEKKNMRIVFLYAVFSIVFLALVGFILTEEKPFSTNYIVCIILVMNFIVINYLYIFQIKELIRSKNDFDTINNYIAGVEKTASQLKKQEHEHNNELITIKALAQENNTQQIIELIENICKNKNKNKISANIGLDKIHDNILKSLIMHKINSTNSLGLKTEVFIREKINPINVSPKDLTNIIGIIMDNAIEGAINSNQKYISILMDNDEEDEEMNITIANTYKDSPTIYQKGVSTKGSLRGNGLSILSEIEDENDRIRISTEITEELFIQDVFIRK from the coding sequence ATGAGTTATAGCTTTTCTCTATTTCTAGGTTCAATTGTTAAAAGTTATATTTATTTATCTTTGTTCCCATCTAGATTGTTAAATAAAAAACATAAATTTAATACATCATATTATTTTTTTATTTTCTTTTTTTCTATTTTAATATATTTTCTGAACGATAAAAATTTTGTATTGAAAACATTTATAACTATATTTTTTGAATATTTGATAATAAAAAAAATATATGCAACTAATAGTGTAATATCCTTGATTATTTCAGTTATGACATATTCAATAGTGTTTATTTGTAATCAACTATGCTTATTATTTTTTATAGAACAATTGGATTTAGACTTAATATATATTAAATATTACCCAGAAAGGGTTATAGAAATTAATTTGTCATTGTTATGCATTTTAGCTATATTAAGAGGTATTATTAGCCCTAGGATGTTTTTCAATGAAATAAAGGAATTTAGCTTTGAAAAGAAGAATATGAGAATAGTATTTCTATATGCTGTGTTTTCAATAGTATTTCTAGCGTTGGTAGGTTTTATATTGACAGAAGAAAAACCTTTTTCAACCAATTATATTGTATGTATAATTTTAGTGATGAATTTTATAGTAATCAATTATTTATATATATTTCAAATAAAAGAATTAATAAGAAGTAAGAATGATTTTGATACAATAAATAACTATATTGCTGGTGTTGAAAAAACTGCTTCGCAGTTAAAAAAACAAGAGCATGAACATAATAATGAGCTAATAACAATTAAAGCATTAGCTCAGGAAAACAACACACAACAAATTATTGAACTTATCGAAAATATATGCAAAAATAAAAATAAAAATAAGATATCAGCTAATATTGGGCTTGATAAAATACATGATAATATTTTGAAAAGCTTGATAATGCATAAAATCAATAGTACAAATAGTCTAGGTTTAAAAACAGAGGTTTTTATAAGAGAAAAAATAAATCCAATAAATGTTTCACCTAAAGATCTTACTAACATTATAGGTATAATTATGGATAATGCTATTGAAGGAGCAATTAATTCTAATCAAAAATATATAAGTATACTTATGGACAATGATGAAGAAGATGAAGAGATGAATATAACAATTGCTAATACATATAAAGATTCTCCGACTATTTATCAAAAGGGTGTTTCAACAAAGGGCAGTCTAAGAGGGAATGGACTTTCAATATTATCTGAAATTGAAGACGAAAATGATAGGATTAGAATTAGCACAGAAATTACCGAGGAATTGTTTATACAAGACGTATTTATAAGAAAATAA